Proteins found in one Apostichopus japonicus isolate 1M-3 chromosome 16, ASM3797524v1, whole genome shotgun sequence genomic segment:
- the LOC139983476 gene encoding uncharacterized protein, giving the protein MTFMGIKPFESESSNTHYQCHLSEANDIAVTAQVESFRTVWTRNDANENVDPPAPVWQTSGNYKHWRVTLDNNGNNDVFGVFGCEAALDGTINTWISGIFMRSDADIAPSDELVSVTVNAGDTRVSIGMNITGSKNVADFRWSKDNVRNNDINGQDTWSISGQVEVDDAGVYECHNIHERSVAKQGLKLLIVRGL; this is encoded by the exons ATGACTTTCATGGGTATAAAGCCATTTGAGTCTGAAAGTAGTAACACACACTATCAGTGTCACCTTAGCGAAGCCAATGATATTGCAGTGACTGCCCAAGTAGAGTCTTTCAGGACTGTTTGGACAAGGAATGATGCTAATGAAAATGTAGATCCACCAGCTCCAGTCTGGCAAACTAGTGGTAACTATAAACATTGGAGAGTAACATTGGACAATAATGGAAATAATGATGTCTTTGGAGTGTTTGGATGTGAAGCTGCGTTGGATGGAACGATCAACACATGGATCTCAGGGATATTTATGAGATCAGATG CTGATATTGCACCCAGTGATGAGTTGGTCTCAGTAACTGTCAATGCTGGTGATACACGTGTAAGCATTGGAATGAACATCACCGGATCAAAGAATGTTGCAGACTTCAGATGGTCGAAGGATAATGTAAGAAACAATGATATTAATGGACAGGATACTTGGAGTATCAGTGGACAAGTTGAGGTAGATGATGCTGGTGTCTATGAGTGTCATAACATCCATGAGAGGAGTGTTGCAAAACAAGGTCTAAAACTGTTGATAGTACGAGGTTTGTAA